One window from the genome of Clupea harengus chromosome 19, Ch_v2.0.2, whole genome shotgun sequence encodes:
- the slc2a3a gene encoding solute carrier family 2, facilitated glucose transporter member 3a isoform X4 — translation MEGEPQKPKQVTCYLLFSLGTAVIGSLQFGYNTGVINAPEQKLRAFFNNTWMERYGEPIEKGTCTFVWSLAVAIFSVGGMVGSFSVGVMANKFGRRKSMFIVNILALIGGGLMGLCTLCNSFEMVIAGRLVIGLFCGLFTSLTPMYVGELSPTPLRGAFGTLHQLGVVIGILVAQIFGLESLLGSDKLWPVLLSLTVLPAVVQCILLPFCPESPRFLLINLNEEEQARKALVRLRGVEDVSKDMQEMKEESMKMAMEKKVTIMELFRTANYRQPLLIAVMLQLSQQLSGINAVFYYSTGIFESAGVTKPIIATIGAGVVNTVFTVVSLFLVERAGRRTLHLIGLAGMSVSALMMTVALLLKHIKSLKYLSIAAVFAFVAFFELGPGPIPWFIVAELFSQGPRPAAMAVAGLSNWTANFLVGVSFPKLEELCGPYVFIIFMSFLILFFIFTYFRVPETKGRTFDEIAQGFSGAPRSSDPSGEAPPPRDSSTLSTSPVKEKVPLMASNDTANDVGSPGEEKTSSTTPLLATSSSDSRPAEATAPSTKPAPAPTPAPAKSAETTSTPIGKPAAKTPVETVTPVAAAPPAKPATEAKGPAPQPTAEAKRPAPQPAAETKSPAPKPAETSAAPKPALETKSPAPKPAETSAAPKPALETKSPAPKPAETSASPKPATETKSPAPKPAETSAAPKPATETKSPAPKPLETKSCTAQPVMKDVKSPAKPVEEAKAAAPKAAPEKEIKSPAAAPPPAPEVKSPAPSASAPAAEVKRPALASSAPVAEVKSPALASPAPVAEAKGAVAPPAADTKSSTPKPVTETKAPAAPKPVTETKAPAAPKPVTETKAPAAPVTDTKAPAAPKPVTDTKAPAAPKPVTETKAPAAPKPVTETKAPAAPVTDTKAPAAPVTDTKAPAAPVTDTKTPAAPVTDTKAPAAPKPVTDTKAPAAPSVTDAKAPAAAPAAEAKSSAPPPTAEAKGPAAPPAPEVKSAPPKPAAEVKSPIVPPVAEAKSPAASSVPETKIPAAPPAAETKAPAAPSVAETKSPALPPAPEAKSPALPPAPEVKSPALPPAPEVKSPAAPVKTEAKSPSAKPEAEVKSPMVLSAVEAKVPAAPSAAEAKSPSQKPVEDVATAAEKSSSTAKEKV, via the exons cagaaACCCAAACAAGTCACATGCTATCTCCTGTTCTCCCTGGGTACAGCAGTCATCGGCTCCCTTCAGTTTGGCTACAACACGGGAGTCATCAATGCTccagaacag AAACTGCGGGCCTTCTTTAACAACACCTGGATGGAACGCTATGGGGAGCCCATCGAGAAAGGCACCTGCACCTTCGTGTGGAGTTTGGCGGTGGCCATCTTCAGTGTGGGCGGCATGGTCGGCTCCTTTAGTGTGGGTGTCATGGCCAACAAGTTTGGAAG ACGGAAGTCCATGTTCATCGTGAACATCCTGGCCCTGATTGGCGGTGGGCTGATGGGGTTGTGCACCCTGTGCAACTCCTTTGAGATGGTCATCGCTGGTCGCCTGGTCATCGGGCTTTTCTGCGGTCTCTTCACAAGCCTCACCCCCATGTACGTGGGCGAGTTGTCACCTACGCCGCTCCGCGGGGCATTCGGCACGCTTCACCAGCTAGGGGTGGTGATTGGCATCCTCGTCGCCCAG ATCTTTGGACTGGAGTCTCTGCTGGGCTCGGACAAGTTGTGGCCAGTGCTGCTGTCCTTGACCGTGCTGCCAGCGGTGGTGCAGTGCATCCTTCTACCCTTCTGCCCCGAGAGCCCACGCTTCCTGCTCATCAACCTCAACGAGGAAGAGCAGGCACGCAAAG CCCTGGTGCGTCTGCGTGGTGTGGAGGACGTCAGCAAGGATATGcaggagatgaaggaggagagcATGAAGATGGCCATGGAGAAGAAGGTGACCATTATGGAGCTCTTCCGCACAGCGAACTACCGCCAGCCCCTCCTCATCGCCGTCATGCTTCAGCTCTCTCAGCAGCTCTCGGGCATCAATGCG GTGTTCTACTATTCCACGGGTATCTTTGAGTCTGCTGGGGTGACCAAGCCCATCATAGCCACTATCGGAGCCGGAGTTGTCAACACTGTCTTTACTGTGGTGTCG CTCTTTTTGGTAGAGAGGGCGGGACGTAGGACTCTCCACCTTATTGGATTGGCCGGGATGTCTGTCAGTGCCCTCATGATGACTGTAGCCCTCTTACTG AAACACATTAAGTCTCTGAAATATCTGAGCATTGCGGCAGTGTTTGCGTTTGTGGCGTTTTTTGAGCTGGGACCGGGTCCGATCCCGTGGTTCATCGTGGCTGAGCTCTTCTCCCAGGGACCCCGCCCAGCAGCCATGGCTGTGGCGGGCTTATCCAATTGGACCGCTAACTTCCTGGTGGGAGTCAGCTTTCCCAAACTAGAG GAATTGTGCGGCCCCTACGTCTTCATCATCTTTAtgtccttcctcatcctcttcttcatcttcacCTACTTCCGTGTACCTGAGACGAAGGGCCGCACGTTTGATGAGATCGCCCAGGGCTTCAGTGGGGCTCCGCGCTCATCTGACCCCTCCGGTGAGGCCCCACCCCCTAGAGACTCCTCCACGCTGTCCACCTCGCCTGTGAAGGAGAAGGTGCCCCTGATGGCTTCCAACGACACCGCCAACGACGTGGGCTCACCGGGGGAGGAGAAGACGTCCTCCACCACCCCTCTGCTGGCCACATCCAGCTCTGACTCCAGGCCTGCTGAGGCAACAGCACCCAGTACAAAGCCAGCACCCGCCCCAACCCCAGCCCCAGCTAAGTCTGCAGAGACGACTTCAACCCCCATCGGCAAGCCTGCTGCAAAGACACCGGTGGAGACGGTCACACCTGTTGCCGCAGCTCCGCCTGCCAAACCAGCCACAGAGGCCAAGGGTCCGGCTCCACAGCCCACAGCCGAGGCTAAGAGGCCTGCCCCTCAACCAGCAGCGGAGACGAAAAGTCCTGCGCCAAAACCAGCAGAGACAAGCGCTGCTCCAAAGCCGGCATTAGAGACGAAAAGTCCTGCACCAAAACCAGCAGAGACAAGCGCTGCTCCAAAACCGGCATTAGAGACAAAAAGTCCTGCACCAAAACCAGCAGAGACAAGCGCATCCCCAAAGCCGGCAACAGAGACGAAAAGTCCTGCGCCAAAACCAGCAGAGACAAGCGCTGCCCCAAAGCCGGCAACAGAGACGAAAAGTCCTGCACCTAAACCACTGGAGACGAAGAGTTGTACAGCACAGCCAGTAATGAAAGATGTGAAAAGTCCTGCTAAACCAGTAGAGGAGGCGAAGGCTGCTGCTCCAAAAGCAGCCCCAGAAAAGGAGATAAAAAGTCCTgctgcagcacctcctcctgcaccaGAGGTCAAGAGTCCGGCTCCTTCAGCTTCAGCTCCTGCAGCAGAGGTCAAACGTCCTGCTCTGGCTTCTTCGGCTCCTGTAGCAGAGGTCAAAAGTCCTGCTCTGGCTTCTCCGGCTCCTGTAGCAGAAGCTAAAGGTGCTGTAGCACCACCTGCTGCTGACACAAAGAGTTCAACTCCAAAACCAGTGACAGAAACCAAGGCTCCTGCTGCTCCAAAACCAGTGACAGAAACCAAGGCTCCTGCTGCTCCAAAACCAGTGACAGAAACCAaggctcctgctgctccagtgACAGACACCAAGGCTCCTGCTGCTCCAAAACCAGTGACAGATACCAAGGCTCCTGCTGCTCCAAAACCAGTGACAGAAACCAAGGCTCCTGCTGCTCCAAAACCAGTGACAGAAACCAAGGCTCCTGCTGCACCAGTGACAGACACCAaggctcctgctgctccagtgACAGACACCAaggctcctgctgctccagtgACAGACACCAAGACTCCTGCTGCTCCAGTGACAGACACCAAGGCTCCTGCTGCTCCAAAACCAGTGACAGATACCAAGGCTCCTGCTGCTCCATCAGTGACAGACGCCAAggctcctgctgcagctcccGCAGCAGAAGCAAAGAGTTCAGCTCCACCACCGACTGCAGAAGCAAAAGGTCCTGCTGCACCACCAGCTCCTGAGGTAAAGAGTGCTCCTCCAAAGCCAGCTGCAGAAGTCAAGAGTCCAATTGTGCCTCCTGTAGCCGAAGCCAAGAGTCCTGCAGCATCTTCTGTACCAGAAACGAAAAtcccagcagcaccaccagctGCAGAAACCAAGGCTCCTGCTGCACCATCTGTTGCTGAGACGAAAAGTCCTGCTCTTCCACCAGCACCTGAAGCAAAAAGTCCTGCTCTTCCACCAGCTCCTGAAGTAAAAAGTCCTGCTCTTCCACCAGCTCCTGAAGTAAAAAGTCCTGCTGCTCCAGTCAAAACAGAGGCGAAGAGTCCTTCTGCAAAGCCTGAAGCTGAAGTAAAGAGCCCCATGGTTCTGTCTGCAGTAGAGGCAAAGGTTCCCGCTGCACCATCCGCAGCAGAGGCCAAATCACCTTCGCAGAAGCCAGTTGAAGATGTGGCCACAGCAGCAGAGAAGTCCAGTTCAACAGCAAAAGAGAAGGTTTAG
- the slc2a3a gene encoding solute carrier family 2, facilitated glucose transporter member 3a isoform X1: MEGEPQKPKQVTCYLLFSLGTAVIGSLQFGYNTGVINAPEQKLRAFFNNTWMERYGEPIEKGTCTFVWSLAVAIFSVGGMVGSFSVGVMANKFGRRKSMFIVNILALIGGGLMGLCTLCNSFEMVIAGRLVIGLFCGLFTSLTPMYVGELSPTPLRGAFGTLHQLGVVIGILVAQIFGLESLLGSDKLWPVLLSLTVLPAVVQCILLPFCPESPRFLLINLNEEEQARKALVRLRGVEDVSKDMQEMKEESMKMAMEKKVTIMELFRTANYRQPLLIAVMLQLSQQLSGINAVFYYSTGIFESAGVTKPIIATIGAGVVNTVFTVVSLFLVERAGRRTLHLIGLAGMSVSALMMTVALLLVCSHIILGSLSLTQYCYTVCQRSSLFYLSLSVQKHIKSLKYLSIAAVFAFVAFFELGPGPIPWFIVAELFSQGPRPAAMAVAGLSNWTANFLVGVSFPKLEELCGPYVFIIFMSFLILFFIFTYFRVPETKGRTFDEIAQGFSGAPRSSDPSGEAPPPRDSSTLSTSPVKEKVPLMASNDTANDVGSPGEEKTSSTTPLLATSSSDSRPAEATAPSTKPAPAPTPAPAKSAETTSTPIGKPAAKTPVETVTPVAAAPPAKPATEAKGPAPQPTAEAKRPAPQPAAETKSPAPKPAETSAAPKPALETKSPAPKPAETSAAPKPALETKSPAPKPAETSASPKPATETKSPAPKPAETSAAPKPATETKSPAPKPLETKSCTAQPVMKDVKSPAKPVEEAKAAAPKAAPEKEIKSPAAAPPPAPEVKSPAPSASAPAAEVKRPALASSAPVAEVKSPALASPAPVAEAKGAVAPPAADTKSSTPKPVTETKAPAAPKPVTETKAPAAPKPVTETKAPAAPVTDTKAPAAPKPVTDTKAPAAPKPVTETKAPAAPKPVTETKAPAAPVTDTKAPAAPVTDTKAPAAPVTDTKTPAAPVTDTKAPAAPKPVTDTKAPAAPSVTDAKAPAAAPAAEAKSSAPPPTAEAKGPAAPPAPEVKSAPPKPAAEVKSPIVPPVAEAKSPAASSVPETKIPAAPPAAETKAPAAPSVAETKSPALPPAPEAKSPALPPAPEVKSPALPPAPEVKSPAAPVKTEAKSPSAKPEAEVKSPMVLSAVEAKVPAAPSAAEAKSPSQKPVEDVATAAEKSSSTAKEKV, translated from the exons cagaaACCCAAACAAGTCACATGCTATCTCCTGTTCTCCCTGGGTACAGCAGTCATCGGCTCCCTTCAGTTTGGCTACAACACGGGAGTCATCAATGCTccagaacag AAACTGCGGGCCTTCTTTAACAACACCTGGATGGAACGCTATGGGGAGCCCATCGAGAAAGGCACCTGCACCTTCGTGTGGAGTTTGGCGGTGGCCATCTTCAGTGTGGGCGGCATGGTCGGCTCCTTTAGTGTGGGTGTCATGGCCAACAAGTTTGGAAG ACGGAAGTCCATGTTCATCGTGAACATCCTGGCCCTGATTGGCGGTGGGCTGATGGGGTTGTGCACCCTGTGCAACTCCTTTGAGATGGTCATCGCTGGTCGCCTGGTCATCGGGCTTTTCTGCGGTCTCTTCACAAGCCTCACCCCCATGTACGTGGGCGAGTTGTCACCTACGCCGCTCCGCGGGGCATTCGGCACGCTTCACCAGCTAGGGGTGGTGATTGGCATCCTCGTCGCCCAG ATCTTTGGACTGGAGTCTCTGCTGGGCTCGGACAAGTTGTGGCCAGTGCTGCTGTCCTTGACCGTGCTGCCAGCGGTGGTGCAGTGCATCCTTCTACCCTTCTGCCCCGAGAGCCCACGCTTCCTGCTCATCAACCTCAACGAGGAAGAGCAGGCACGCAAAG CCCTGGTGCGTCTGCGTGGTGTGGAGGACGTCAGCAAGGATATGcaggagatgaaggaggagagcATGAAGATGGCCATGGAGAAGAAGGTGACCATTATGGAGCTCTTCCGCACAGCGAACTACCGCCAGCCCCTCCTCATCGCCGTCATGCTTCAGCTCTCTCAGCAGCTCTCGGGCATCAATGCG GTGTTCTACTATTCCACGGGTATCTTTGAGTCTGCTGGGGTGACCAAGCCCATCATAGCCACTATCGGAGCCGGAGTTGTCAACACTGTCTTTACTGTGGTGTCG CTCTTTTTGGTAGAGAGGGCGGGACGTAGGACTCTCCACCTTATTGGATTGGCCGGGATGTCTGTCAGTGCCCTCATGATGACTGTAGCCCTCTTACTGGTGTGTTCCCATATCATACTTGGCTCTCTTTCGTTGACACAGTATTGTTATACAGTTTGTCAAAGAAGttcccttttctatctctctttgtctgtgcagAAACACATTAAGTCTCTGAAATATCTGAGCATTGCGGCAGTGTTTGCGTTTGTGGCGTTTTTTGAGCTGGGACCGGGTCCGATCCCGTGGTTCATCGTGGCTGAGCTCTTCTCCCAGGGACCCCGCCCAGCAGCCATGGCTGTGGCGGGCTTATCCAATTGGACCGCTAACTTCCTGGTGGGAGTCAGCTTTCCCAAACTAGAG GAATTGTGCGGCCCCTACGTCTTCATCATCTTTAtgtccttcctcatcctcttcttcatcttcacCTACTTCCGTGTACCTGAGACGAAGGGCCGCACGTTTGATGAGATCGCCCAGGGCTTCAGTGGGGCTCCGCGCTCATCTGACCCCTCCGGTGAGGCCCCACCCCCTAGAGACTCCTCCACGCTGTCCACCTCGCCTGTGAAGGAGAAGGTGCCCCTGATGGCTTCCAACGACACCGCCAACGACGTGGGCTCACCGGGGGAGGAGAAGACGTCCTCCACCACCCCTCTGCTGGCCACATCCAGCTCTGACTCCAGGCCTGCTGAGGCAACAGCACCCAGTACAAAGCCAGCACCCGCCCCAACCCCAGCCCCAGCTAAGTCTGCAGAGACGACTTCAACCCCCATCGGCAAGCCTGCTGCAAAGACACCGGTGGAGACGGTCACACCTGTTGCCGCAGCTCCGCCTGCCAAACCAGCCACAGAGGCCAAGGGTCCGGCTCCACAGCCCACAGCCGAGGCTAAGAGGCCTGCCCCTCAACCAGCAGCGGAGACGAAAAGTCCTGCGCCAAAACCAGCAGAGACAAGCGCTGCTCCAAAGCCGGCATTAGAGACGAAAAGTCCTGCACCAAAACCAGCAGAGACAAGCGCTGCTCCAAAACCGGCATTAGAGACAAAAAGTCCTGCACCAAAACCAGCAGAGACAAGCGCATCCCCAAAGCCGGCAACAGAGACGAAAAGTCCTGCGCCAAAACCAGCAGAGACAAGCGCTGCCCCAAAGCCGGCAACAGAGACGAAAAGTCCTGCACCTAAACCACTGGAGACGAAGAGTTGTACAGCACAGCCAGTAATGAAAGATGTGAAAAGTCCTGCTAAACCAGTAGAGGAGGCGAAGGCTGCTGCTCCAAAAGCAGCCCCAGAAAAGGAGATAAAAAGTCCTgctgcagcacctcctcctgcaccaGAGGTCAAGAGTCCGGCTCCTTCAGCTTCAGCTCCTGCAGCAGAGGTCAAACGTCCTGCTCTGGCTTCTTCGGCTCCTGTAGCAGAGGTCAAAAGTCCTGCTCTGGCTTCTCCGGCTCCTGTAGCAGAAGCTAAAGGTGCTGTAGCACCACCTGCTGCTGACACAAAGAGTTCAACTCCAAAACCAGTGACAGAAACCAAGGCTCCTGCTGCTCCAAAACCAGTGACAGAAACCAAGGCTCCTGCTGCTCCAAAACCAGTGACAGAAACCAaggctcctgctgctccagtgACAGACACCAAGGCTCCTGCTGCTCCAAAACCAGTGACAGATACCAAGGCTCCTGCTGCTCCAAAACCAGTGACAGAAACCAAGGCTCCTGCTGCTCCAAAACCAGTGACAGAAACCAAGGCTCCTGCTGCACCAGTGACAGACACCAaggctcctgctgctccagtgACAGACACCAaggctcctgctgctccagtgACAGACACCAAGACTCCTGCTGCTCCAGTGACAGACACCAAGGCTCCTGCTGCTCCAAAACCAGTGACAGATACCAAGGCTCCTGCTGCTCCATCAGTGACAGACGCCAAggctcctgctgcagctcccGCAGCAGAAGCAAAGAGTTCAGCTCCACCACCGACTGCAGAAGCAAAAGGTCCTGCTGCACCACCAGCTCCTGAGGTAAAGAGTGCTCCTCCAAAGCCAGCTGCAGAAGTCAAGAGTCCAATTGTGCCTCCTGTAGCCGAAGCCAAGAGTCCTGCAGCATCTTCTGTACCAGAAACGAAAAtcccagcagcaccaccagctGCAGAAACCAAGGCTCCTGCTGCACCATCTGTTGCTGAGACGAAAAGTCCTGCTCTTCCACCAGCACCTGAAGCAAAAAGTCCTGCTCTTCCACCAGCTCCTGAAGTAAAAAGTCCTGCTCTTCCACCAGCTCCTGAAGTAAAAAGTCCTGCTGCTCCAGTCAAAACAGAGGCGAAGAGTCCTTCTGCAAAGCCTGAAGCTGAAGTAAAGAGCCCCATGGTTCTGTCTGCAGTAGAGGCAAAGGTTCCCGCTGCACCATCCGCAGCAGAGGCCAAATCACCTTCGCAGAAGCCAGTTGAAGATGTGGCCACAGCAGCAGAGAAGTCCAGTTCAACAGCAAAAGAGAAGGTTTAG
- the slc2a3a gene encoding solute carrier family 2, facilitated glucose transporter member 3a isoform X3 — MEGEPQKPKQVTCYLLFSLGTAVIGSLQFGYNTGVINAPEQKLRAFFNNTWMERYGEPIEKGTCTFVWSLAVAIFSVGGMVGSFSVGVMANKFGRRKSMFIVNILALIGGGLMGLCTLCNSFEMVIAGRLVIGLFCGLFTSLTPMYVGELSPTPLRGAFGTLHQLGVVIGILVAQIFGLESLLGSDKLWPVLLSLTVLPAVVQCILLPFCPESPRFLLINLNEEEQARKALVRLRGVEDVSKDMQEMKEESMKMAMEKKVTIMELFRTANYRQPLLIAVMLQLSQQLSGINAVFYYSTGIFESAGVTKPIIATIGAGVVNTVFTVVSLFLVERAGRRTLHLIGLAGMSVSALMMTVALLLVCSHIILGSLSLTQYCYTVCQRSSLFYLSLSVQKHIKSLKYLSIAAVFAFVAFFELGPGPIPWFIVAELFSQGPRPAAMAVAGLSNWTANFLVGVSFPKLEELCGPYVFIIFMSFLILFFIFTYFRVPETKGRTFDEIAQGFSGAPRSSDPSGEAPPPRDSSTLSTSPVKEKVPLMASNDTANDVGSPGEEKTSSTTPLLATSSSDSRPAEATAPSTKPAPAPTPAPAKSAETTSTPIGKPAAKTPVETVTPVAAAPPAKPATEAKGPAPQPTAEAKRPAPQPAAETKSPAPKPAETSAAPKPALETKSPAPKPAETSAAPKPALETKSPAPKPAETSASPKPATETKSPAPKPAETSAAPKPATETKSPAPKPLETKSCTAQPVMKDVKSPAKPVEEAKAAAPKAAPEKEIKSPAAAPPPAPEVKSPAPSASAPAAEVKRPALASSAPVAEVKSPALASPAPVAEAKGAVAPPAADTKSSTPKPVTETKAPAAPKPVTETKAPAAPKPVTETKAPAAPVTDTKAPAAPKPVTDTKAPAAPKPVTETKAPAAPKPVTETKAPAAPVTDTKAPAAPVTDTKAPAAPVTDTKTPAAPVTDTKAPAAPKPVTDTKAPAAPSVTDAKAPAAAPAAEAKSSAPPPTAEAKGPAAPPAPEVKSAPPKPAAEVKSPIVPPVAEAKSPAASSVPETKIPAAPPAAETKAPAAPSVAETKSPALPPAPEAKSPALPPAPEVKSPAAPVKTEAKSPSAKPEAEVKSPMVLSAVEAKVPAAPSAAEAKSPSQKPVEDVATAAEKSSSTAKEKV; from the exons cagaaACCCAAACAAGTCACATGCTATCTCCTGTTCTCCCTGGGTACAGCAGTCATCGGCTCCCTTCAGTTTGGCTACAACACGGGAGTCATCAATGCTccagaacag AAACTGCGGGCCTTCTTTAACAACACCTGGATGGAACGCTATGGGGAGCCCATCGAGAAAGGCACCTGCACCTTCGTGTGGAGTTTGGCGGTGGCCATCTTCAGTGTGGGCGGCATGGTCGGCTCCTTTAGTGTGGGTGTCATGGCCAACAAGTTTGGAAG ACGGAAGTCCATGTTCATCGTGAACATCCTGGCCCTGATTGGCGGTGGGCTGATGGGGTTGTGCACCCTGTGCAACTCCTTTGAGATGGTCATCGCTGGTCGCCTGGTCATCGGGCTTTTCTGCGGTCTCTTCACAAGCCTCACCCCCATGTACGTGGGCGAGTTGTCACCTACGCCGCTCCGCGGGGCATTCGGCACGCTTCACCAGCTAGGGGTGGTGATTGGCATCCTCGTCGCCCAG ATCTTTGGACTGGAGTCTCTGCTGGGCTCGGACAAGTTGTGGCCAGTGCTGCTGTCCTTGACCGTGCTGCCAGCGGTGGTGCAGTGCATCCTTCTACCCTTCTGCCCCGAGAGCCCACGCTTCCTGCTCATCAACCTCAACGAGGAAGAGCAGGCACGCAAAG CCCTGGTGCGTCTGCGTGGTGTGGAGGACGTCAGCAAGGATATGcaggagatgaaggaggagagcATGAAGATGGCCATGGAGAAGAAGGTGACCATTATGGAGCTCTTCCGCACAGCGAACTACCGCCAGCCCCTCCTCATCGCCGTCATGCTTCAGCTCTCTCAGCAGCTCTCGGGCATCAATGCG GTGTTCTACTATTCCACGGGTATCTTTGAGTCTGCTGGGGTGACCAAGCCCATCATAGCCACTATCGGAGCCGGAGTTGTCAACACTGTCTTTACTGTGGTGTCG CTCTTTTTGGTAGAGAGGGCGGGACGTAGGACTCTCCACCTTATTGGATTGGCCGGGATGTCTGTCAGTGCCCTCATGATGACTGTAGCCCTCTTACTGGTGTGTTCCCATATCATACTTGGCTCTCTTTCGTTGACACAGTATTGTTATACAGTTTGTCAAAGAAGttcccttttctatctctctttgtctgtgcagAAACACATTAAGTCTCTGAAATATCTGAGCATTGCGGCAGTGTTTGCGTTTGTGGCGTTTTTTGAGCTGGGACCGGGTCCGATCCCGTGGTTCATCGTGGCTGAGCTCTTCTCCCAGGGACCCCGCCCAGCAGCCATGGCTGTGGCGGGCTTATCCAATTGGACCGCTAACTTCCTGGTGGGAGTCAGCTTTCCCAAACTAGAG GAATTGTGCGGCCCCTACGTCTTCATCATCTTTAtgtccttcctcatcctcttcttcatcttcacCTACTTCCGTGTACCTGAGACGAAGGGCCGCACGTTTGATGAGATCGCCCAGGGCTTCAGTGGGGCTCCGCGCTCATCTGACCCCTCCGGTGAGGCCCCACCCCCTAGAGACTCCTCCACGCTGTCCACCTCGCCTGTGAAGGAGAAGGTGCCCCTGATGGCTTCCAACGACACCGCCAACGACGTGGGCTCACCGGGGGAGGAGAAGACGTCCTCCACCACCCCTCTGCTGGCCACATCCAGCTCTGACTCCAGGCCTGCTGAGGCAACAGCACCCAGTACAAAGCCAGCACCCGCCCCAACCCCAGCCCCAGCTAAGTCTGCAGAGACGACTTCAACCCCCATCGGCAAGCCTGCTGCAAAGACACCGGTGGAGACGGTCACACCTGTTGCCGCAGCTCCGCCTGCCAAACCAGCCACAGAGGCCAAGGGTCCGGCTCCACAGCCCACAGCCGAGGCTAAGAGGCCTGCCCCTCAACCAGCAGCGGAGACGAAAAGTCCTGCGCCAAAACCAGCAGAGACAAGCGCTGCTCCAAAGCCGGCATTAGAGACGAAAAGTCCTGCACCAAAACCAGCAGAGACAAGCGCTGCTCCAAAACCGGCATTAGAGACAAAAAGTCCTGCACCAAAACCAGCAGAGACAAGCGCATCCCCAAAGCCGGCAACAGAGACGAAAAGTCCTGCGCCAAAACCAGCAGAGACAAGCGCTGCCCCAAAGCCGGCAACAGAGACGAAAAGTCCTGCACCTAAACCACTGGAGACGAAGAGTTGTACAGCACAGCCAGTAATGAAAGATGTGAAAAGTCCTGCTAAACCAGTAGAGGAGGCGAAGGCTGCTGCTCCAAAAGCAGCCCCAGAAAAGGAGATAAAAAGTCCTgctgcagcacctcctcctgcaccaGAGGTCAAGAGTCCGGCTCCTTCAGCTTCAGCTCCTGCAGCAGAGGTCAAACGTCCTGCTCTGGCTTCTTCGGCTCCTGTAGCAGAGGTCAAAAGTCCTGCTCTGGCTTCTCCGGCTCCTGTAGCAGAAGCTAAAGGTGCTGTAGCACCACCTGCTGCTGACACAAAGAGTTCAACTCCAAAACCAGTGACAGAAACCAAGGCTCCTGCTGCTCCAAAACCAGTGACAGAAACCAAGGCTCCTGCTGCTCCAAAACCAGTGACAGAAACCAaggctcctgctgctccagtgACAGACACCAAGGCTCCTGCTGCTCCAAAACCAGTGACAGATACCAAGGCTCCTGCTGCTCCAAAACCAGTGACAGAAACCAAGGCTCCTGCTGCTCCAAAACCAGTGACAGAAACCAAGGCTCCTGCTGCACCAGTGACAGACACCAaggctcctgctgctccagtgACAGACACCAaggctcctgctgctccagtgACAGACACCAAGACTCCTGCTGCTCCAGTGACAGACACCAAGGCTCCTGCTGCTCCAAAACCAGTGACAGATACCAAGGCTCCTGCTGCTCCATCAGTGACAGACGCCAAggctcctgctgcagctcccGCAGCAGAAGCAAAGAGTTCAGCTCCACCACCGACTGCAGAAGCAAAAGGTCCTGCTGCACCACCAGCTCCTGAGGTAAAGAGTGCTCCTCCAAAGCCAGCTGCAGAAGTCAAGAGTCCAATTGTGCCTCCTGTAGCCGAAGCCAAGAGTCCTGCAGCATCTTCTGTACCAGAAACGAAAAtcccagcagcaccaccagctGCAGAAACCAAGGCTCCTGCTGCACCATCTGTTGCTGAGACGAAAAGTCCTGCTCTTCCACCAGCACCTGAAGCAAAAA GTCCTGCTCTTCCACCAGCTCCTGAAGTAAAAAGTCCTGCTGCTCCAGTCAAAACAGAGGCGAAGAGTCCTTCTGCAAAGCCTGAAGCTGAAGTAAAGAGCCCCATGGTTCTGTCTGCAGTAGAGGCAAAGGTTCCCGCTGCACCATCCGCAGCAGAGGCCAAATCACCTTCGCAGAAGCCAGTTGAAGATGTGGCCACAGCAGCAGAGAAGTCCAGTTCAACAGCAAAAGAGAAGGTTTAG